The Acidobacteriota bacterium region CGCTGCCGGTGTTCATCGACGGCCGAAACAGCGCCGCGTTTCAGCTGATGGGATGCGTTCATCCGCGTTTGCGGACCGCGAGTTTGGCCAAGGAGTTTGTGCGCAAGCAAGGCGCGGAGGTTGAGGTCCGAATTGGGAATAAGCTGCCGGCCGGCGGCCTGCAACTTCCTGCTGCAAGCGCCTCTGGGCCGGCTCACTCAGCGGCAGGCGACCGCAAACCGACGGCTTCAACAGGCACCGAATTCCTGCGCTGGAAGACTTATTTGCTAGCCAATCGTGCCGCAAAAGGGCGCGCGAATGCCTCAAAACCGGCTCCCGAAGAGGACAAAACTGCGCAAACTCCGCGCTCACAAGCCGCAAAACTGCCGTTAATACCGTTTCTTTCCGCGCCGGAAGCGCTTGCTGACGCTGTTCCAAGGGCGCAATTGGAGCGCGAGATCGCGCTTTTACCGTCTCCAGCGTGCCTGGACAACAGCGAGGAATACGGAGTTTATTGCGCGCATGCGGCGGAAATCCCGCACATTCTGCGCGAAATTGGGCGCTTGAGGGAGTTAAGTTTCCGCGCAGAGGGCGAGGGAACGGGAAAATCGGTCGATTTAGACCGCTACGACGACTATTACACGCACCTTTTTGTGTGGAATAAGCCGCAAAAAGAGATCGTTGGCGCTTACAGGCTGGCGCGAACAGTGGATATTCGGCGCAAATTCGGCGTTAACGGCCTGTATACAAATACGCTTTTCCGCTTTAAGGACGACTTTTTTGATCTCTTAGGACCTGCAATCGAGCTGGGAAGGTCGTTTGTGCGCCCTGAATATCAGCGTCAGTACGCTCCATTGCTGCTTTTATGGAAGGCTATTGGGCGATATGTGGCGCTAAATCCGGCGTTTCCGGTGCTTTTTGGCGCGGTTAGCATCTCGAATTCGTACGCTCCAGCGTCGCGTACGCTGATGTATCAGTTCTTTCAAGCGCAATTTGCGACGCATCCGCTGGCTGCAATGGTGCAGCCAAGGCGTCCATTCCGCTCGGCAAGGCTCAAACATTGGGATATTAGCGCCTTTAACCGGCTCGTAAGGGACCCGGCAGAGCTTTCTGGTTCCATTTCGGAATTCGAATTTGACGGCAAAGGCATCCCAGTCCTGCTTAAACAGTACCTAAAAATGGGCGGCGAAGTGCTGGCGTTCAACGTCGATGGGCGTTTTTCCGACACTTTGGACGGTCTAATCGTCGTCGATTTGCGCAAAAGCGATCGCAAAGCGCAGCAAAAATATCTCGGCAGCGAGGGCGCAACGCGGTTTATCGACTACCATCGCGAGCTTAGTTTGCCGGAATTCGTCGCCGAACCGGCGGATTAGCCGAGCGAAGCAGCCGTGCTGCGTCTCTACTTTGCGTGCTAGAATCCCGCACTTCCCATGCTTACGCGTCGCTTTGTGATGCTTTGCTGTGCGATTCTGGCGTCGTTTCCCGTTATCCAAAGCCTTCTTTTGGCGCAAAATTCCGCGCAGATCAGCGCCGATTCTTACGCGAAATCCTCGGGAAAGAGGGTTGACAGGGTTGCTGACGACGCAGTTTCGAAGCCGTCAACCTCCGATCCGAGAATTGGGCCAGGAGATTTGCTGGAATTGAAGGTTTTCGCAGCGCCGGAATTGAGCGGAACATTGCGTGTTAGCGGCGCTGGAGATATCACAGTTCCGCTCATTGGCGCTGCGAAAGTCGCTGGATTAACCGCAGAACAGGCGCAGAAAGACCTGGAACAGCGGCTTCTAAGTGGCGGATTCATGCGCGATCCGCACGTGAATATCCTTGTAAAAGAGTTCGCGACGCAAGGAATTTCCGTGTTGGGAGAGGTCGCGCATCCGGGAATTTATCCGCTGCTCGGCTCCCCGCGACTCTTCGACGCGCTTTCTGCGGCTGGCGGCACTACAAACCGCGCGGGAAAGACGATTTATATCAGTCATCGCGAGCGTCCGAGTGCGGGAAATGCGGTGCTTTTGTCACAGGATCCGAAGCAAGCCTTGGCGCAAAATCTGTTTTTGCAGCCTGGAGACACAGTCATGGTGTCGCGCGCTGGAATCGTCTATGTGAGCGGCGACGTAAAAACTCCGGGCGGATACGTAATGAATAATGATGAAAATCTGACTGTTTTGCAGGCTATAGCGCTGGCACAAGGAGTGAATCCCACCGCTTCCACAAAAAATGTACGCATTATTCGCCGCAAAGACGGCAAATTGCAGGAAATTCCGGTCGAGTTAAAGCAGATTATGGCGGCGAAAGCCCCCGACATCGCCTTGGAAAATGAAGATGTTCTGTTCGTGCCAAACAGCGCCTCGAAGTCCGCTGTCCGCAGGAGCATGGAGTCGATCGTTCAAGTTGCCACAGGTTTGGCCATTTACCGGCGCTAATCCTAAGGTTGAAAGATCGTGTCCGGAAGGCAGATTTCCCCGTTATTTTGGCGGCGGAGCGGTGGAAGACGGAGCCGGCTGACCATCGACGGTCTTGGGTTCCATAAGTTCCACCCGAGTGCCATCAGGATCGAATAGATTCGCCTGCCGTTTGCGATTCTTTCCAACTTGCGTCTTGATTTCCCGGGTGTAGAGCTTGCGTGCGGGTCGTTGTTCGAGATCTTGCACAGCTTTGCCAATGTCGGGAACTTCGAGCGAAAGATGATTCTTTACTCCACGATCTTGTGCGGATGGCGTGCCTGTATACAGCATGAACTCTACGTAGTCCTCGCCATCGGGCACGCGCATGTTAACCCAGCTTAGCTGTATGCCGTTTGAGCTGCCGCGCCAGAACTCCTGGAAGCCGAGCAGGTCGCGATAAAACTTCAACGAAGCGTCGAGATCGCGCACGAGAAATCCTGCGTGCAGAATGCGGTTGGAGATTCGCGTCGCAGGAACGAACTTGCCTTGGTTCTTGCCCGTCCGGCTGTCGGAAAGATATTGGACAATTTCGAGTTTGTGTCCATCGGGATCCTGAATTGTGAAGTTGTAGTTTCCGGTCTTCCCTTTCGGTACTGTTGCCGGCACTTTGATTCCATGCGCAGCAAGATAATCGCGCATCTGCTGCGCGTTATCGGTATAGATGGCTACGTGATTGAGCTGACCGTCCTCTTTTGCAGGATCTGTGAACAACTCAACGTACTGCTCATCGTTAACTTTGACGAACGCAATGCGAATGGAGCCATCATCGCGCTTGAGCGTGAACGGCTCTTGAAAGCCCAGGAAGTCCTCATAAAAAATGCGCGCTTTCGCCAGATCACTTGTGTAAAGCGCGACGTGAGCCACACCAAGAATTCGCGGACGCTGCGCTTCCGTCTGAGCGAGAAGCGAACTCGCGAGGAGCAGGATGAGGATCAGCCGCAAAGAGTTCATACAATGAAAACCGTCTTACAATGTGCGTCGCCAAGCCAGACCGATGCCTGGCCGCAGTTCGACAATATATCGCGTAACGCGAACTCTCACTGGAGGCTTTCACGATGAACCGTCGCGAAGTGTGCTCGTTGTTACCTCTGCTGGCTCTTACGAAGTCATGGGCTGCCAACGATCAGACGCTGTCTTCCCGCACGTGGCCTTTTGAGGATCTTCAGGCGAAGACCAGCGGTGGACACACGACTCGTCCAGTGGTCAACGGCAAGATCTCAACCGGAGAGCATGTGGAGGTACACGAGACCACTCTTGATCCCGGAGAGATGCCGCATGCCGCTCACAGGCACGCGCACAGCGAGTTCTGGCTCATTCGTGAAGGAACTGTCGAATTGACGATCAATGGCCAAACCCACCGCCTCGGCCCCGGTGGAGTAGGACTGGCCACAGGCAACGACTTGCACGGCATCAAGAACGTGGGAACGACTCCTGCAAACTATTTCGTGGTGGCGATCGGAAACATGGCGTAATCCTATCTGCGTGATTCCGAGCAGATTGGTGGCGGCGACTCAGTAAGTCTCGCCGTCACTGCCAGAGTCACCTGGAAGCGTTCTTCTCTCGATAGCTTTCGTTCTCGGCGGTGCTTCCTCCACCTCGTCATTCGCAGTCACCCTCGTTATACAGTTTTCCTAAATCGATTTTTCTGTATGTCTTGACAGTGAATACCAGCCTCATAGAACATGCTCGACCAACAACAGAACAACTCCGTTTCGCAGTAAAAAACGGGCCAGGAGGAGCAATGTTCAGTAAGACAAGAGCCTGTAGAGTTTTGATGCTTGCAGCGTGCGTAATCTCAATCACCACAGTTCAATTATTCGGACAAGCGGTCAACGGCACATTACTAGGGACCGTATCCGATTCATCCGGCGCCGTGGTCGCGGCAGCCAAGATAACCGCAACTGAGACGTCTACGGGAATCGCTCGAGCCACTGAATCCAACTCGAGCGGAAACTACACATTCGCCAATCTGCCTCCAGGGACGTACTCAGTCCTCGCCGAAGCTCATGGTTTCAAAAAGGAGAGCCGGTCTGACCTGCGCGTCGACGTGAATAGCTCGGTTCGCGCGGACCTGACAATGCAGCCCGGCAATGTGACGGAAACTGTCGAAGTCACAGCCGCGGCGCCGATACTGCAAACCGATCGCGCCGATGTCGGCTCAAAGATCGACTCGACGCAACTGGCGCAATTGCCGATCGGCGGGGCGAATCGCAATTTCCAGAGTCTGCTCACGCTAATTCCCGGCACCGTGCGGCCGTGGACCCAACATTCCCAGTTCTTCAACGCGCAAGACACGCTCTCGACGGAAGTGAACGGCCAATCCCGCGAGTACAACCAGCTTGCAATTGAAGGCGTGAACGATGACGAGCGCACAGGGCTACTGCAAATCTACGTGCCACCGGCCGAGGCTATTCAGACCGTTGATGTGACGACGAGCAACTACACAGCAGAGTTCGGTCGCGTCGGCGGCGCGGTCACCAACGTCATATTAAAGTCTGGAACAAACCGCTTCCACGGGTCCCTGTACGAATACAACCGTGTGAGCGCCTTAGCCAGCCGCAGTTACTTCAATCGCGCGCCGAACCCTTTTGCGCGAAGCACTTACAACTATTACGGTGGCACCATCGGTGGGCCTATCTTTAAAGACAAGACCTTTTTCTTCTTTGATCTGCTTCGCATCAGCGACATCCGCGGTCAGTTCAATCAGCAGACAGTGCCTACCGACGCATTTCGCAACGGCGATATGCGAGTCACCGGTTCCAATATCTATGATCCGACCACGGGCAATGCAGACGGTTCCGGCCGCCAGCAGTTTTCGTGTAATGGAGTGGCGAACGTCATTTGCCCCAATCGAATCAGCCCCATCGCACAGAAGATCCTTGCGCTGATACCACGCGCCAATACCAATCTTCAGGGGCTTACGAACAACTATGTACAGAACACCCAACTGAGGAAAACGCCGAATTCTTTTGACGCGAAGATTGACCACAACTTGGGAATGAATGATCGGCTTGCCTTTCGTTTCAGTCGCGCCGTGCAAAATGTTTTTCAACAACCAATCTTCGGAGTGGCGGGCGGTCCCGCGAACGGAGGATTCCACGGCACAGGAACTCAAACCGAGCAAAGCGGAGCGGTAAATGAAACGCACATTTTCACTCCCACCCTGGTGACGGAAGTCCGGGCCGGAATTAGCCACTACCGCAACATTGTTCATCAGTCGGATTACGGCACAAAGGCTTCGGACGCAATCGGCGTTCAAGGAGTGAACCTGGATAATTTCACAAGCGGCTTGGTCGGAATCCGTATCCTGGGCACCAACGGCGATAATCCACTCGTTGGCTATTCCGCTTCAGAGCCGTGGGATCGCGGAGAAACGAACATCAACATCGTGAATAGCTGGACCAAGATCCACGGCAATCACGCATTCAAGTGGGGCGCGGACATTCGCCGACTTCGCGACGATCTTGTGCAAGCCCAGACGTTCTCACCACGTGGTCGAATTGATTTCGGAACAGGTACCACCCAACTCAATTGTCCGACTGCGACTTCGCCGGGATGCACAACCAAGGGCTCTTCGCCGACTACCGTTGCAAACAATTTCGCGGCATTGCTGATCGACGCTCCGACCGAAGTCGGCCGCGATGTCTCTCTCGTCTCTGGTTCCTGGCGAGAAACAGAAGCATTCTTTTTCGGCCAGGATACCTGGCACATGACAAATCGACTGACGGTTGACGCTGGCTTGCGCTGGGAACTGTATTTGCCGGCAACTCCTAGTCGCCCCGGCAGGTACTCCAACTACGATCCGACGCAAAACGTTTTGGTGATCGCCGGCGTCGCCGGAAATCCTCTCAACCTTGGGCGTGAGACTTATTACAAATATTTTGCGCCACGCTTCGGGCTCGCCTACCGCTTCACCGATCAGACGGTATTCCGAGGTGGTTTTGGTATCAGCTACGAACCATTCACGAACAATGCATACGCATTCAACTTCCCGATTCGGCAAAACCAGGATTCCAAGCAGGGCAACAGTTTCGCCATTCCCTTGCTGAATGGACAACCAGCGACAATGGCTAACGGCTTCCCGGCGCCAACGCCAGTTGCGATCTCGTCCGCCGGCACAGTTATTCCGAATCCCAGCGAGTCCTACAACGTTGTCGACAAGCATTTCCAGCAGCCCTATGTTGAGTCCTGGAATGTCGCGGTGCAGCAGGCGCTTCCAGGGAACTTCGTATTAGACATGGCCTATGTCGGGAACCATGGTGTGAAGATCCCCGTTGCTTTCAACCTGAATGCAGCGACCGCTCCGTCATTGAATGCTAACGGCACAGTGCAAGCGAGCGACTGTGTGCAGGGTAGCAGTACTCGGCCGTTGTGCAATCAATTCGGGCGATCTGGTTCCACGACGTTTTTGTTTAAACCAACTACCTCGAACTACAACTCGCTACAAATAAAGTTCGACCGAAAATGGAAGAACGGCTTCCTGCTGACAACGGCTTA contains the following coding sequences:
- a CDS encoding bleomycin resistance protein produces the protein MNSLRLILILLLASSLLAQTEAQRPRILGVAHVALYTSDLAKARIFYEDFLGFQEPFTLKRDDGSIRIAFVKVNDEQYVELFTDPAKEDGQLNHVAIYTDNAQQMRDYLAAHGIKVPATVPKGKTGNYNFTIQDPDGHKLEIVQYLSDSRTGKNQGKFVPATRISNRILHAGFLVRDLDASLKFYRDLLGFQEFWRGSSNGIQLSWVNMRVPDGEDYVEFMLYTGTPSAQDRGVKNHLSLEVPDIGKAVQDLEQRPARKLYTREIKTQVGKNRKRQANLFDPDGTRVELMEPKTVDGQPAPSSTAPPPK
- a CDS encoding TonB-dependent receptor, with the translated sequence MFSKTRACRVLMLAACVISITTVQLFGQAVNGTLLGTVSDSSGAVVAAAKITATETSTGIARATESNSSGNYTFANLPPGTYSVLAEAHGFKKESRSDLRVDVNSSVRADLTMQPGNVTETVEVTAAAPILQTDRADVGSKIDSTQLAQLPIGGANRNFQSLLTLIPGTVRPWTQHSQFFNAQDTLSTEVNGQSREYNQLAIEGVNDDERTGLLQIYVPPAEAIQTVDVTTSNYTAEFGRVGGAVTNVILKSGTNRFHGSLYEYNRVSALASRSYFNRAPNPFARSTYNYYGGTIGGPIFKDKTFFFFDLLRISDIRGQFNQQTVPTDAFRNGDMRVTGSNIYDPTTGNADGSGRQQFSCNGVANVICPNRISPIAQKILALIPRANTNLQGLTNNYVQNTQLRKTPNSFDAKIDHNLGMNDRLAFRFSRAVQNVFQQPIFGVAGGPANGGFHGTGTQTEQSGAVNETHIFTPTLVTEVRAGISHYRNIVHQSDYGTKASDAIGVQGVNLDNFTSGLVGIRILGTNGDNPLVGYSASEPWDRGETNINIVNSWTKIHGNHAFKWGADIRRLRDDLVQAQTFSPRGRIDFGTGTTQLNCPTATSPGCTTKGSSPTTVANNFAALLIDAPTEVGRDVSLVSGSWRETEAFFFGQDTWHMTNRLTVDAGLRWELYLPATPSRPGRYSNYDPTQNVLVIAGVAGNPLNLGRETYYKYFAPRFGLAYRFTDQTVFRGGFGISYEPFTNNAYAFNFPIRQNQDSKQGNSFAIPLLNGQPATMANGFPAPTPVAISSAGTVIPNPSESYNVVDKHFQQPYVESWNVAVQQALPGNFVLDMAYVGNHGVKIPVAFNLNAATAPSLNANGTVQASDCVQGSSTRPLCNQFGRSGSTTFLFKPTTSNYNSLQIKFDRKWKNGFLLTTAYTWAKALAYRSDTNADDGAASYYTDFRRNYSVESKNRAHTFVQSYVYELPFGKNKHFLQSGWASWLVGGWGVSGVLTRMSGTPLHFTASGSSLAANGTAQTPIQIAPFQVLGGIDSRLWFDPSSFCPVGQSNLPAGCPVVANGVLGNMARYALSGPGFFNLDAGVFRSFPIGERMGLEFKAEAFSVTNTPHFSNPDTDITHLTTTFGHITGTGSTNSQGIGDGNRSLELSAKFTF
- a CDS encoding cupin domain-containing protein, whose product is MNRREVCSLLPLLALTKSWAANDQTLSSRTWPFEDLQAKTSGGHTTRPVVNGKISTGEHVEVHETTLDPGEMPHAAHRHAHSEFWLIREGTVELTINGQTHRLGPGGVGLATGNDLHGIKNVGTTPANYFVVAIGNMA
- a CDS encoding polysaccharide export protein, producing MLTRRFVMLCCAILASFPVIQSLLLAQNSAQISADSYAKSSGKRVDRVADDAVSKPSTSDPRIGPGDLLELKVFAAPELSGTLRVSGAGDITVPLIGAAKVAGLTAEQAQKDLEQRLLSGGFMRDPHVNILVKEFATQGISVLGEVAHPGIYPLLGSPRLFDALSAAGGTTNRAGKTIYISHRERPSAGNAVLLSQDPKQALAQNLFLQPGDTVMVSRAGIVYVSGDVKTPGGYVMNNDENLTVLQAIALAQGVNPTASTKNVRIIRRKDGKLQEIPVELKQIMAAKAPDIALENEDVLFVPNSASKSAVRRSMESIVQVATGLAIYRR
- a CDS encoding glycerol acyltransferase, producing LPVFIDGRNSAAFQLMGCVHPRLRTASLAKEFVRKQGAEVEVRIGNKLPAGGLQLPAASASGPAHSAAGDRKPTASTGTEFLRWKTYLLANRAAKGRANASKPAPEEDKTAQTPRSQAAKLPLIPFLSAPEALADAVPRAQLEREIALLPSPACLDNSEEYGVYCAHAAEIPHILREIGRLRELSFRAEGEGTGKSVDLDRYDDYYTHLFVWNKPQKEIVGAYRLARTVDIRRKFGVNGLYTNTLFRFKDDFFDLLGPAIELGRSFVRPEYQRQYAPLLLLWKAIGRYVALNPAFPVLFGAVSISNSYAPASRTLMYQFFQAQFATHPLAAMVQPRRPFRSARLKHWDISAFNRLVRDPAELSGSISEFEFDGKGIPVLLKQYLKMGGEVLAFNVDGRFSDTLDGLIVVDLRKSDRKAQQKYLGSEGATRFIDYHRELSLPEFVAEPAD